One part of the Deltaproteobacteria bacterium genome encodes these proteins:
- the speB gene encoding agmatinase, with protein sequence MSATTDNSGRPFLDPPDDGAAVPRIGILPVPFEATTSYGQGTAAGPAAILEASCQVEFYDEELDCEPYRVGLQTLPAVNFSGVVGADAIARIDTAMSGILANEQWPLALGGEHAMTTGCVRACLRRHPGLGVLQIDAHGDLRAAYEDSPWSHASVMRRIVELGCPTVGVGLRSICPEEREFIRANRLPRWFAYQMAANDDWMDAAIAALPAKIFLTVDVDGIDPSLIRATGTPEPGGIGWWPLLRFLRRVFQQREVVGADVVELAPTANDHTSNFTVAKLAYKLIGYWGISRHLL encoded by the coding sequence GTGAGCGCCACCACTGACAACAGCGGTCGGCCATTTCTGGATCCGCCCGACGATGGGGCGGCCGTCCCGCGCATCGGAATTTTACCGGTCCCATTTGAAGCAACCACGTCATATGGTCAGGGCACGGCCGCTGGTCCGGCGGCGATTCTCGAGGCCTCCTGCCAAGTGGAATTCTACGATGAAGAGCTCGACTGCGAACCGTATCGGGTCGGGCTGCAAACGTTGCCGGCGGTCAATTTCAGCGGCGTTGTCGGGGCCGACGCGATCGCGCGGATCGACACAGCAATGAGCGGTATTTTAGCGAACGAGCAATGGCCCTTAGCGCTCGGGGGCGAACACGCCATGACCACCGGCTGCGTGCGCGCTTGTCTGCGGCGCCATCCGGGTCTCGGCGTGCTGCAAATCGATGCGCACGGCGACTTGCGCGCGGCATACGAAGACTCGCCGTGGAGTCATGCGTCCGTGATGCGTCGCATCGTCGAATTGGGTTGTCCCACAGTCGGCGTGGGCCTCCGCAGCATTTGCCCGGAGGAGCGCGAATTTATCCGAGCAAATCGCTTGCCACGTTGGTTTGCGTATCAAATGGCCGCGAATGACGACTGGATGGATGCAGCTATTGCGGCCCTCCCCGCGAAAATTTTTCTGACGGTCGACGTAGACGGGATCGACCCAAGCCTGATCCGCGCCACCGGCACCCCGGAACCGGGCGGCATCGGCTGGTGGCCGCTGCTCCGTTTTCTGCGCCGCGTCTTTCAACAACGCGAAGTCGTTGGCGCCGACGTCGTCGAACTGGCGCCAACTGCAAACGACCACACCTCGAATTTCACAGTCGCCAAGTTGGCCTACAAACTGATCGGCTATTGGGGGATATCGCGCCACCTGTTATAA
- a CDS encoding arginine decarboxylase, pyruvoyl-dependent: MSLVPTKCFLTNGVGKHKEKLQSFEMALRDAGIAHFNLVRVSSIFPPNCRIIPRKEGLKLLKPGQIVFCVLYDTATDEAHRMIAASVGLAIPRDRSHHGYLSEHKAYGQTDSQAGDYAEDLAAEMLATVLGVGFDKDKSWNERRKTWTISGDIVKTMNITQSAVGDKTGLWTSVCAGAIFIP, translated from the coding sequence GTGTCACTCGTACCGACGAAATGTTTTTTGACCAACGGCGTAGGGAAACATAAAGAGAAGCTGCAAAGCTTCGAAATGGCGTTGCGAGATGCCGGGATTGCGCATTTCAATCTGGTCCGCGTCTCCAGTATCTTCCCGCCGAACTGCCGCATCATCCCACGCAAGGAAGGCCTGAAGCTGTTGAAGCCGGGACAGATCGTCTTCTGTGTGCTGTACGACACCGCCACCGATGAAGCGCACCGGATGATCGCTGCGTCGGTCGGGCTGGCCATTCCGCGGGATCGCAGTCATCACGGCTATCTCTCTGAACATAAGGCCTACGGCCAGACCGACAGCCAAGCGGGCGATTACGCCGAAGACTTGGCGGCCGAAATGTTGGCCACAGTGTTGGGTGTCGGCTTCGACAAAGACAAGTCGTGGAACGAACGGCGCAAGACTTGGACCATTTCCGGTGACATCGTCAAGACGATGAACATTACCCAGTCCGCAGTCGGGGACAAAACCGGGTTGTGGACCTCGGTTTGCGCCGGGGCCATTTTCATTCCGTGA
- a CDS encoding bifunctional metallophosphatase/5'-nucleotidase: MAGRFPRCTAPRSAARPRSIGRNPTTLSPRELQQLLESSDHYTRELTNGQNSRVVQIGRYVVKLWRPERRRDPLQASVLEVAAGMMAVRGHPQLEHVEFGYAAPDVALLVSRYCPNLCRIGDHPRGVALLDEPSVLPLLVSAMLFMDCRGVLHRDLCEWDIEFDRASGAPVVLDFDKLRRINWHGANLDRAQLALGFERDNSTLCPELLNIDHLLEAFGMEMCVFHHELRDGAPERGLALFARLLELQRDAYCPPLQECFRRIGRPDLAQAIRTRAERLDDWLDPRYSWRLPQLYMRKRLHFLTRAMQWSTEYVERRHMASLGDFQRRIFPLLAAEIERRRRAVDTALPLHCHPALAWCPAPAPIASTSSVGPSARPRVMPSRRVVVDLADPATLPPRPTGTHFRFAYMGDAHSKVARLARLGTVLDMLRTHGGVDAAFALGDNVEGGESVDRLWRTIELLNAMRLTASAIGNHEFDYHDHEYLRRGMQALQALFAQVMADYRTGQATAAEVQRVLQALTVQQTATAAAESVLAQAMRRAQFSWLCGNLQFAADSSLARLAADARILPGAVAELGDHLVLILGITTPDLAHELRYHARQGFDRSAAVMGGDLVGSVQRTIHAFKALYPERPVTTILLSHAGLPWDERLATPDIDLILGGHTHNLIHAVVSHGARSTHIVHAGQNALWLGVLDFALRADGSLQDVQHTLVDIDRSAIVPSGDYQPIVAEGTLPSAVLGTAVAPLAFEGKSARSTPLMNFITDAVQRQAGTDLSVNFGGNVRDGIPAGPVTEAALAEILPFDNPVHICSLTGAQVCALIKYAVAVSRLDSGTRPLLLHFAGLHYAVDRDGQVADVEIVRDRQRAPIDSEAVYTLSYPDFMETGLGEQFPLAQWARGDGADASRPAGFTVRKALRAAILRERSVTADPEPRIRIDPTAPVVYNSPTLTF, translated from the coding sequence ATGGCCGGTCGTTTTCCACGTTGTACAGCGCCGCGCTCCGCTGCCCGCCCCCGATCCATCGGTCGGAATCCGACGACACTGTCCCCCCGCGAGTTGCAACAGCTGCTCGAATCCTCGGATCACTATACGCGCGAACTGACGAACGGCCAAAATAGTCGCGTTGTTCAGATCGGCCGGTACGTGGTCAAATTGTGGCGCCCGGAGCGACGCCGCGATCCGTTGCAGGCCTCGGTGCTGGAAGTGGCGGCGGGGATGATGGCGGTGCGCGGGCATCCGCAGCTCGAACACGTGGAATTTGGCTATGCCGCGCCGGACGTGGCGTTGCTGGTCTCCCGCTATTGTCCCAATCTGTGTCGCATCGGCGACCATCCGCGCGGCGTGGCGTTGCTCGACGAGCCGTCGGTCTTGCCGCTGTTAGTCTCGGCGATGCTGTTTATGGATTGTCGCGGCGTGCTCCATCGGGACCTCTGCGAATGGGATATCGAGTTCGATCGCGCGAGCGGCGCGCCGGTAGTGCTCGACTTCGACAAACTCCGCCGTATCAATTGGCACGGCGCGAATCTCGATCGGGCGCAGTTGGCGCTCGGGTTCGAGCGCGACAACTCCACGCTCTGCCCCGAGTTGTTGAATATCGATCATCTCCTCGAGGCCTTCGGGATGGAAATGTGCGTCTTCCACCATGAGTTGCGGGATGGCGCCCCGGAGCGCGGCCTTGCGCTGTTCGCCCGGCTGCTGGAATTGCAGCGCGATGCGTATTGTCCGCCGCTTCAGGAATGCTTCCGGCGTATCGGTCGGCCGGACTTGGCCCAGGCGATCCGAACGCGCGCGGAGCGGCTCGATGATTGGTTGGACCCTCGCTATTCATGGCGGTTGCCGCAACTCTATATGCGCAAGCGCCTCCATTTCCTGACGCGGGCAATGCAGTGGTCCACGGAGTATGTCGAACGCCGCCACATGGCGTCGTTGGGCGACTTCCAGCGGCGAATTTTTCCGTTGCTCGCGGCCGAGATCGAGCGCCGCCGCCGCGCCGTCGATACCGCGCTTCCGCTGCATTGCCATCCTGCATTGGCATGGTGCCCCGCGCCCGCGCCGATTGCGTCGACTTCGTCGGTCGGCCCATCTGCCCGTCCTCGGGTCATGCCGAGCCGCCGTGTGGTTGTGGACCTGGCGGATCCCGCGACGTTGCCGCCGCGGCCCACCGGGACGCATTTCCGCTTCGCCTACATGGGAGATGCGCACAGTAAAGTCGCGCGGCTGGCGCGGCTTGGCACCGTGCTCGATATGTTGCGCACGCATGGCGGGGTCGACGCCGCGTTTGCCCTCGGCGACAACGTCGAAGGGGGCGAGTCGGTGGATCGGCTGTGGCGGACGATTGAATTGTTGAACGCGATGCGCCTTACCGCCTCCGCGATCGGCAATCATGAGTTCGATTACCACGATCACGAATATCTGCGGCGCGGCATGCAAGCGCTGCAGGCGTTGTTCGCTCAAGTCATGGCCGACTATCGAACGGGGCAGGCCACTGCGGCCGAAGTGCAACGCGTGCTCCAGGCGCTGACCGTGCAGCAAACGGCGACGGCTGCAGCGGAGTCCGTGTTGGCGCAGGCGATGCGGCGCGCGCAATTTTCGTGGCTGTGCGGCAATCTTCAATTTGCGGCCGATTCCTCGTTGGCGCGACTTGCGGCCGACGCGCGAATCTTGCCAGGCGCTGTCGCTGAACTCGGCGATCATCTCGTGCTCATCTTAGGCATCACGACACCGGATTTGGCGCATGAATTGCGCTACCATGCCCGACAGGGGTTTGATCGCTCCGCGGCCGTGATGGGCGGCGATTTGGTCGGCTCCGTGCAACGGACGATTCATGCCTTCAAGGCGTTGTATCCTGAGCGCCCCGTCACAACGATCCTGTTGTCGCACGCGGGGCTGCCGTGGGACGAACGTCTCGCCACGCCCGACATCGACCTGATTCTCGGCGGTCACACCCACAACCTGATTCACGCAGTCGTCTCGCATGGCGCGCGTTCGACGCATATCGTCCACGCGGGACAGAATGCGTTGTGGCTGGGCGTCCTCGATTTTGCGCTCCGCGCCGACGGGAGCCTCCAAGACGTGCAGCATACCCTCGTCGATATCGACCGCAGTGCCATTGTCCCGAGTGGTGACTATCAACCCATCGTGGCGGAGGGAACGCTCCCGAGCGCCGTGCTTGGGACGGCGGTTGCCCCGTTGGCCTTCGAGGGGAAGTCTGCGCGCTCTACGCCGCTGATGAACTTCATCACGGACGCAGTCCAACGGCAGGCCGGGACCGATCTGAGCGTGAATTTCGGTGGCAATGTACGCGATGGCATCCCCGCCGGTCCGGTCACGGAGGCGGCATTGGCGGAAATCCTCCCGTTCGACAATCCGGTGCACATTTGCTCGCTCACCGGGGCTCAAGTCTGCGCGCTGATCAAATATGCCGTTGCCGTATCGCGCCTCGATTCCGGCACCCGACCATTGCTGCTCCATTTTGCCGGACTCCACTATGCCGTCGATCGCGACGGCCAAGTGGCCGACGTCGAGATCGTCCGGGATCGTCAACGGGCCCCGATCGATTCCGAGGCGGTTTATACATTGTCGTATCCCGACTTCATGGAGACTGGCTTAGGCGAGCAATTCCCGTTAGCCCAATGGGCGCGCGGCGACGGCGCCGATGCCAGCCGGCCGGCCGGTTTTACCGTGCGAAAGGCGCTGCGCGCCGCAATCCTCCGTGAGCGGTCCGTTACCGCCGACCCCGAACCGCGCATCCGGATCGATCCGACCGCCCCCGTCGTTTACAACAGTCCCACACTGACGTTTTGA
- a CDS encoding aminodeoxychorismate/anthranilate synthase component II, with protein sequence MVRVFLLDNVDSFTYNLAQGLEQLGAVVQVVRASSALTDAIAAFVPTHLVLSPGPLRPADHPAIFTLLERFAGRLPMLGVCLGMQAINEYCGGGIRRDTHPMHGKTSAVIHDGHSLFADVPTPFSAARYHSLRCDPLGQELHATAWTSDRRIVMALQHTTKPLFGLQFHPESYLTPDGLRILRNFLAVGGNDRI encoded by the coding sequence ATGGTGCGAGTCTTCCTGCTCGATAACGTCGATTCGTTCACCTACAACTTGGCGCAAGGGTTGGAACAGCTCGGCGCGGTCGTACAAGTGGTACGCGCAAGCAGTGCGCTGACCGACGCCATCGCCGCGTTTGTGCCGACGCATCTCGTGCTGTCTCCCGGGCCGTTGCGGCCCGCCGATCATCCGGCGATCTTTACTCTGTTGGAGCGTTTTGCGGGACGGCTCCCCATGCTCGGCGTCTGCCTCGGCATGCAAGCAATCAATGAATATTGCGGCGGCGGCATCCGCCGCGACACGCACCCAATGCATGGCAAGACCAGTGCGGTCATTCACGACGGACACTCTCTCTTCGCCGACGTGCCGACGCCGTTTTCCGCCGCCCGTTATCACTCGCTGCGCTGCGACCCGCTCGGCCAGGAACTCCACGCCACTGCGTGGACTAGTGACCGTCGCATTGTGATGGCGCTGCAACACACGACGAAGCCGCTCTTCGGCCTTCAGTTCCATCCCGAATCTTATCTCACCCCGGATGGCCTGCGCATCTTGAGGAATTTTCTGGCGGTTGGTGGGAATGATCGGATTTGA
- a CDS encoding SpoVR family protein — MTLPPELCRMRDELRGYAVGYGLDFFEVIFEMLDWRQINEVAAFGGFPNRYPHWRFGMEYEELAKSYTYGLSKIYEMVINNDPCYAYLLHSNNLVDQKLVMAHVYAHSDFFKNNVYFGHTNRKMMDEMANHRTRVMRYIDRIGYDKVEAFIDACLSLETLIDYHGAAIRRAPARQHVEHEEGDASPVVRKLGTGARHYMERYLNPPEFMEAQQQKLVEERQREKNFPERPQRDVLQFLTDFAPLESWERDLLSIVREEAVYFSPQAQTKIMNEGWASYWHSTIMTQRALKDSEVIDYADHHAGVVAMTPQRINPYKIGIELYRDIEDRWNRGRFGKEYDECTDMRVRAKWDRQLGLGRQKIFEVRKIYNDITFLDEFLTPEFCREHRMFVYAYNLSSDQFEIADRTFEKIKKQLLNQLTNAGQPTIDVVDANYGNRGELLLKHQHDGVDLRFDYAQETLKNLFRIWRRPVNIESVVEGVPKILSYDGQGHKEFRP; from the coding sequence ATGACGCTGCCGCCGGAGTTGTGCCGGATGCGGGATGAACTGCGCGGATACGCGGTCGGGTACGGACTCGATTTTTTTGAAGTGATCTTCGAAATGCTCGATTGGCGCCAGATCAACGAAGTCGCCGCGTTCGGCGGTTTTCCCAATCGCTATCCGCACTGGCGCTTCGGCATGGAGTACGAAGAGCTGGCGAAGAGTTACACGTACGGCCTCTCCAAGATCTACGAAATGGTGATCAACAATGATCCGTGTTACGCGTATTTGCTGCACAGCAATAATCTGGTCGATCAAAAGTTAGTGATGGCGCATGTGTACGCCCACTCCGACTTCTTCAAGAACAACGTCTATTTCGGACACACCAATCGGAAGATGATGGACGAAATGGCGAATCACCGCACCCGCGTGATGCGCTACATTGACCGAATCGGCTACGACAAAGTCGAGGCGTTCATCGACGCCTGTCTCTCGCTGGAAACTTTAATCGACTACCACGGCGCTGCCATTCGCCGCGCTCCAGCCCGCCAACATGTCGAACATGAAGAAGGCGACGCGTCGCCGGTGGTCCGGAAGCTGGGCACGGGTGCGCGGCACTACATGGAACGCTACCTGAATCCGCCCGAATTCATGGAAGCGCAGCAACAAAAATTAGTCGAGGAACGCCAACGCGAGAAAAATTTCCCGGAACGTCCACAACGCGACGTACTCCAGTTCCTAACCGACTTTGCCCCGCTGGAAAGTTGGGAACGTGACCTCCTTTCCATTGTGCGCGAAGAAGCCGTTTACTTCTCTCCCCAAGCCCAGACGAAAATTATGAACGAAGGTTGGGCCAGCTATTGGCACAGTACGATCATGACGCAGCGGGCGTTGAAGGATTCGGAGGTGATCGATTACGCCGATCACCACGCGGGCGTGGTGGCAATGACGCCGCAGCGGATCAATCCGTATAAGATAGGGATCGAGCTCTATCGCGATATTGAAGATCGGTGGAACCGCGGGCGATTCGGCAAGGAATACGACGAGTGCACCGACATGCGCGTGCGGGCGAAGTGGGATCGGCAGTTGGGATTAGGAAGGCAGAAAATTTTCGAAGTACGGAAGATCTACAACGACATCACGTTTCTCGACGAATTCCTGACGCCGGAGTTTTGTCGTGAACACCGGATGTTTGTCTACGCGTACAACTTGAGCAGCGACCAATTCGAGATCGCCGATCGGACGTTCGAGAAGATCAAGAAACAACTGCTGAATCAATTGACGAACGCGGGACAACCGACGATCGACGTAGTCGACGCCAACTACGGCAATCGCGGAGAGCTGTTGTTAAAGCACCAACACGACGGCGTGGATCTCCGTTTTGATTATGCGCAAGAAACTTTGAAGAATCTGTTTCGGATCTGGCGACGGCCGGTGAATATCGAGTCGGTGGTGGAAGGGGTGCCGAAGATCTTGTCGTATGACGGGCAGGGGCACAAAGAATTTCGTCCGTAG
- a CDS encoding DUF444 family protein yields the protein MVQKIEQDSQRFRQIIRGKIKQDVKRFLTNSELIGKKGKELVTIPIPQLEIPRFIYGEKQRGGVGQGQGDVGTPLGPGPEGSDPKAGDAPGEHMLEVELSFEELADIIGEGLELPKIEPRGHADLESVRRRYTGIAHAGPEGLKHFKRTYRQALRRQLLTGQYDPKKPMVIPVREDRRYRTYREIPQPHHKAVVFFMLDVSGSMGSEQKEIVRLETFWIDTWLRKQYASVEVHYIIHDAVAREVDRETFFHTRESGGTIISSAYKLCLDLINRQFAPTDWNIYPFHFSDGDNWSSNDTEECMKLLEMEFFPIVNLFCYGQVESEYGSGQFMRDLTARFPSHDRLITSRIENKDAIPRSIKDFLGKGK from the coding sequence ATGGTCCAAAAAATCGAACAAGACAGCCAGCGTTTTCGGCAGATCATTCGCGGCAAGATCAAGCAAGACGTTAAGCGCTTCCTCACCAATAGCGAACTCATCGGCAAGAAGGGGAAGGAGCTCGTCACGATCCCGATCCCGCAGCTCGAAATTCCCCGCTTTATTTACGGAGAAAAACAGCGCGGCGGCGTGGGCCAGGGGCAGGGCGACGTCGGCACGCCGTTGGGACCGGGGCCGGAGGGGAGCGATCCGAAGGCCGGTGACGCGCCCGGCGAGCACATGTTGGAAGTGGAACTTTCTTTTGAAGAATTGGCCGACATTATCGGCGAAGGGTTGGAACTCCCGAAGATCGAACCGCGCGGCCACGCCGATCTCGAAAGCGTGCGGCGTCGTTACACCGGCATCGCGCACGCCGGCCCCGAAGGGCTGAAGCACTTCAAACGCACCTATCGCCAAGCGCTGCGGCGCCAATTGCTGACCGGCCAATACGATCCGAAAAAACCGATGGTGATCCCGGTCCGCGAAGATCGCCGCTATCGGACCTATCGCGAAATCCCGCAACCGCACCACAAAGCCGTGGTGTTTTTCATGCTCGACGTCTCCGGTTCGATGGGGAGCGAACAAAAAGAAATCGTTCGTTTGGAAACGTTTTGGATCGATACGTGGCTGCGCAAACAATACGCGAGCGTTGAAGTGCATTACATCATCCACGATGCGGTGGCGCGCGAAGTGGATCGTGAGACCTTCTTTCACACCCGCGAGAGTGGCGGGACGATCATCTCGTCTGCGTACAAGCTCTGTCTCGACCTGATCAATCGCCAATTCGCGCCGACCGACTGGAACATCTATCCGTTTCATTTTTCCGACGGCGACAACTGGTCGAGCAACGACACCGAAGAGTGCATGAAATTGCTCGAAATGGAATTTTTCCCGATCGTGAACCTCTTTTGTTACGGCCAAGTGGAGAGCGAATACGGGAGCGGCCAATTCATGCGCGACCTGACCGCGCGGTTCCCGAGCCACGATCGACTGATCACCTCGCGGATCGAGAACAAAGACGCCATTCCGCGCTCGATCAAGGATTTTCTCGGGAAGGGGAAGTAG
- a CDS encoding serine protein kinase has translation MTHSHDSTTAGNRPAGSTLLSTVLGMHDIRNFEELNWEGSIADYLQIVETNPKVARNAFQRIYDMITSYGTEEYFEYKKKIIHYKFFDDPFGAGLDAVYGLDVPLMKLVNVFQSAARGYGTEKRIILLHGPVGSSKSTIVRMLKKGFECYSRTPEGVLYTFSWLKKDLNDTRNVFGQQLEMPCPMHEDPLKIFPPEARAKILERMNTHLSETEQIDIEGDLCPPCRFVFRELLTYYRGDMAKVLDHVRVRRVLVSEKDRIGVGTFQPKDEKNQDSTELTGDINYRKIAEYGSDSDPRAFNFDGEFNIANRGLIEFVEILKLDVAFLYDLLGASQEHRIKPKKFAQTDIDLVILGHTNEPEYRKFINNEYMEALRDRTVKIDIPYITKLHEEIKIYQKDYGKDRIRGKHIAPHTLETAAMWAVLTRLEEPKKANLTPLQKLKLYDGKTLPGYTEDNVKELRKETMREGFEGVSPRYVQDKLSNCLVMETGSRSINPFMVMSELESGLRHHSLIKNEEQRKKYLELIAVVRNEYEDIVKNEVQRAICADEDAIARLCANYIDNVKAYTQKERVRNPFTGQDEEPDERLMRSIEEKIDIPESRKDDFRREIMNYIGALSLDGKSFNYKTNERLHKALELKLFEDQKDTIKLTTLVSGIVDRATQEKIDVVKARLIKNYGYTEESATDVLQFVASIFARGDIKERGTR, from the coding sequence ATGACGCATTCCCACGACTCAACCACAGCCGGCAATCGCCCTGCAGGCAGTACGCTCTTGTCGACGGTCCTTGGAATGCACGACATCCGCAATTTTGAAGAACTCAATTGGGAAGGCTCGATCGCCGATTATCTCCAGATCGTCGAGACCAATCCCAAAGTGGCGCGCAACGCGTTCCAGCGGATCTACGACATGATCACGTCGTACGGGACCGAAGAATATTTCGAATATAAAAAGAAGATCATCCATTACAAATTTTTCGACGATCCGTTCGGCGCGGGTCTCGATGCGGTGTACGGCCTCGATGTCCCCTTGATGAAACTCGTCAACGTCTTCCAATCCGCCGCGCGCGGCTACGGGACGGAAAAACGGATCATCCTGCTGCACGGACCGGTCGGCAGTTCCAAGAGCACGATCGTCCGGATGTTGAAGAAGGGGTTCGAATGTTATTCTCGGACGCCGGAAGGCGTGTTGTACACGTTCAGTTGGTTGAAGAAGGACCTGAACGACACGCGGAACGTGTTCGGTCAACAACTCGAAATGCCATGTCCGATGCACGAAGATCCGCTGAAAATTTTCCCGCCTGAAGCGCGCGCCAAGATCTTGGAACGGATGAATACGCATCTCAGCGAAACCGAGCAGATCGACATCGAAGGCGATCTGTGCCCGCCGTGTCGTTTCGTCTTCCGCGAACTCCTGACCTACTATCGCGGCGATATGGCCAAGGTCCTCGACCACGTGCGCGTGCGTCGCGTGTTGGTCTCGGAAAAAGATCGGATCGGCGTCGGAACGTTCCAGCCGAAGGACGAAAAAAATCAAGACTCCACGGAGCTCACCGGCGACATCAATTATCGCAAGATCGCCGAATACGGCTCGGACTCGGATCCGCGCGCGTTCAACTTCGACGGGGAATTCAACATCGCCAATCGGGGCCTGATCGAATTCGTCGAAATCCTCAAACTCGATGTCGCGTTCCTCTACGATCTGCTCGGTGCGTCGCAGGAACATCGGATCAAGCCGAAGAAATTCGCGCAGACCGACATCGATCTCGTGATCCTGGGCCACACCAACGAACCGGAGTACCGGAAATTCATCAACAACGAATACATGGAAGCGTTGCGCGATCGGACCGTGAAGATCGACATTCCGTACATTACGAAGCTGCACGAAGAGATCAAGATCTACCAAAAAGATTACGGCAAGGATCGGATCCGCGGCAAACATATCGCCCCACACACGCTGGAAACCGCCGCGATGTGGGCGGTGTTGACGCGCTTGGAAGAGCCGAAGAAGGCCAATTTAACGCCGCTGCAAAAATTAAAACTCTACGACGGCAAGACGTTACCGGGGTACACCGAAGACAATGTGAAGGAGCTGCGTAAGGAAACGATGCGCGAAGGCTTCGAAGGCGTTTCGCCGCGGTATGTGCAGGACAAACTCTCCAATTGCTTAGTCATGGAAACCGGGAGTCGCTCGATCAATCCGTTCATGGTGATGAGCGAACTGGAAAGCGGCCTGCGGCACCACTCGCTGATCAAGAACGAAGAACAGCGAAAGAAGTATTTGGAATTGATCGCCGTGGTGCGCAACGAATACGAAGATATCGTGAAGAACGAAGTGCAGCGCGCCATCTGCGCCGACGAAGACGCGATTGCGCGGCTCTGTGCGAACTATATCGACAACGTGAAGGCCTACACGCAGAAAGAACGAGTCCGGAATCCGTTCACCGGCCAAGACGAAGAACCGGACGAACGCCTGATGCGTTCGATCGAAGAAAAAATCGACATCCCGGAGAGCCGCAAAGACGATTTCCGCCGCGAGATCATGAACTACATCGGTGCCCTGTCGTTGGACGGCAAGAGCTTCAACTACAAGACGAACGAACGGCTGCACAAGGCGTTGGAACTGAAGCTGTTCGAAGACCAAAAAGACACGATCAAGCTGACCACGTTGGTCTCCGGGATTGTCGACCGCGCCACGCAGGAAAAAATCGATGTCGTGAAGGCGCGGCTGATCAAGAACTACGGCTACACCGAAGAAAGTGCGACCGACGTCCTCCAGTTCGTCGCGTCGATCTTCGCGCGCGGCGATATCAAGGAACGCGGAACAAGGTAG
- a CDS encoding MCE family protein, whose product MPEAMLQDRAIQVRVGILVSAGLLLAMLVIFMIGSDRAWFERKYSLYCTLPDAGGIGPGTSVSLAGMRVGSVSAVGFSPDADNKALIVQMEIASQFQDRIRRDSKASVASQGLLGDKIISLSVGSAAHEPLKHKDFIETEPSSDLLSQGASIRELMGQAEQTMQAIQKLVAAVDRGEGMLAALLHDPDGAMIVKDLASGARSFRRMAGKLEGEAGSVGLGQVMRNLESASHDIRNVTAQIRRGEGTLGALLSDNSIYQELRTMFGKAGRNLVLKSVVRDMIRENERAALGNAGSTQD is encoded by the coding sequence ATGCCTGAGGCGATGTTGCAAGATCGCGCGATTCAAGTCCGAGTAGGCATCCTGGTCTCGGCCGGGCTGTTGTTGGCGATGCTTGTGATCTTCATGATCGGGAGCGACCGCGCGTGGTTCGAACGGAAATACAGCCTCTATTGTACGTTGCCGGATGCCGGCGGCATCGGGCCGGGGACGTCGGTCTCATTAGCTGGGATGCGGGTCGGTTCGGTTTCGGCGGTTGGATTTTCCCCCGATGCCGACAACAAGGCGTTGATCGTCCAAATGGAAATCGCGTCGCAGTTCCAAGACCGGATTCGTCGCGACTCCAAGGCCAGTGTCGCCAGTCAGGGATTGCTGGGCGACAAGATCATCAGTCTCTCTGTCGGCAGTGCCGCGCATGAACCGCTCAAGCATAAAGATTTTATCGAGACGGAACCGAGCTCCGACTTGCTCAGTCAAGGGGCCTCGATCCGCGAATTGATGGGCCAGGCCGAGCAGACGATGCAAGCGATTCAAAAGTTGGTCGCGGCCGTCGATCGGGGCGAGGGGATGTTGGCCGCACTGCTCCACGATCCCGACGGTGCGATGATCGTTAAAGATCTGGCTTCCGGGGCGCGCAGCTTCCGGCGGATGGCGGGGAAGTTAGAAGGCGAGGCGGGGAGTGTGGGTTTAGGCCAAGTGATGCGGAATCTGGAGTCGGCGAGCCACGACATCCGCAACGTGACTGCGCAAATTCGCCGCGGCGAAGGTACGTTGGGGGCGTTGCTCAGTGACAACTCGATTTACCAAGAACTGCGGACCATGTTCGGCAAGGCGGGCCGCAATTTGGTGTTGAAATCGGTGGTGCGTGACATGATTCGCGAAAACGAACGCGCCGCATTAGGCAACGCCGGCTCAACGCAGGACTAA